One window of the Populus nigra chromosome 4, ddPopNigr1.1, whole genome shotgun sequence genome contains the following:
- the LOC133691827 gene encoding gibberellin 2-beta-dioxygenase 2-like — MVVPSPTPARTKKTKAFGIPIVDLSLDRSNVSKLIVRACEEYGFFKVTNHGVSTGVITRMEEEAAHFFSKPATEKHRAGPASPFGYGCKSIGCNGDMGELEYLLLHTNPLSVFERSKTISNDPSEFSCVVNDYIQAVKQLACEILDLTAEGLWVPDKRAFSRLIRDVHSDSVLRLNHYPAFEEIMDWDPSPKTIGFGEHSDPQILTILRSNDVGGLQIYLRDGLWVPVPPDPTGFYVIVGDAFQVLTNGRFESVRHRVLASSGKPRMSMMYFGAPPLNAWISPPPQLVLPQNSSLYKPFTWSEFKKAAYSLRLRDTRLDLFKIHAAEKIAS; from the exons ATGGTAGTTCCTTCTCCAACTCCAGCACGAACCAAAAAAACGAAGGCCTTTGGAATTCCTATTGTTGATCTCTCTCTTGATAGGTCAAACGTATCGAAACTGATCGTAAGAGCATGTGAAGAATATGGATTCTTCAAAGTTACAAATCATGGGGTCAGTACCGGGGTCATAACCAGAATGGAGGAGGAAGCTGCTCATTTTTTCTCAAAACCAGCCACGGAAAAGCACCGAGCTGGACCTGCTAGTCCTTTTGGCTATGGTTGCAAAAGTATTGGCTGCAATGGTGACATGGGCGAGCTTGAATATCTTCTCCTCCACACCAATCCTCTCTCTGTCTTTGAAAGATCCAAAACCATCTCAAATGACCCTTCAGAATTCAG CTGCGTGGTGAATGATTACATACAAGCGGTTAAGCAACTCGCGTGTGAGATTCTTGATCTAACGGCTGAGGGCTTGTGGGTCCCGGATAAACGTGCATTCAGCAGGCTCATCAGAGATGTCCACAGCGATTCTGTTCTTAGACTTAATCACTACCCTGCATTCGAAGAGATCATGGACTGGGACCCATCACCTAAAACAATTGGTTTTGGCGAGCACTCCGACCCTCAAATCTTGACCATCTTGCGATCCAACGACGTTGGGGGCCTCCAAATTTATTTGCGTGATGGTTTGTGGGTCCCTGTTCCTCCTGACCCCACCGGATTCTATGTGATCGTGGGGGATGCCTTCCAG GTTTTAACGAATGGGAGGTTCGAAAGCGTTAGACACAGAGTGTTGGCGAGCTCGGGGAAGCCAAGAATGTCAATGATGTATTTTGGGGCGCCACCGCTTAACGCATGGATCTCTCCGCCTCCACAGCTGGTCTTGCCACAAAATTCAAGCCTCTACAAACCCTTCACTTGGAGTGAATTCAAGAAAGCTGCCTATTCTCTGCGATTGAGGGATACGCGTCTTGACCTCTTCAAGATTCACGCCGCAGAAAAAATTgcttcttga